A section of the Bacillus sp. HSf4 genome encodes:
- the gnd gene encoding decarboxylating NADP(+)-dependent phosphogluconate dehydrogenase, with amino-acid sequence MFNTIGVIGLGVMGSNIALNMASKGEQVAVYNYTRDLTDQLVQKTDGKVLNPYYELQDFVQSLETPRKIFLMVTAGKPVDSVIDSLIPLLEEGDVIMDGGNSHYQDTERRYEKLKAKGIGYLGIGISGGEVGARKGPSIMPGGDRDVYEKAAPILTKIAAQVGDDPCCVYIGPKGAGHFVKMVHNGIEYADMQLIAEAYTFLRDQLHVSVNEIADIFETWNEGELKSYLIEITADILRKTDEKTGEPLIDVILDKTGQKGTGKWTSLQAVDNGIPSSIITESLFARYLSSLKDERVAAEKILAGPEKKAQHLDQDLWIDYVRQALYMGKVCAYAQGFAQYKMSSDLYGWDLPLNDIALIFRGGCIIRADFLNLISDAFRKQPDLSNLLTAPYFAEKLKAYQTGLRKVVCEGISSGISFPCLSTALSYYDGYRTGRSNANLLQAQRDYFGAHTYERTDMEGVFHTDWYE; translated from the coding sequence ATGTTCAATACAATAGGAGTCATAGGTTTAGGCGTCATGGGCAGCAATATCGCTCTGAACATGGCCAGCAAAGGGGAACAGGTCGCAGTCTATAATTACACAAGGGATTTAACCGACCAGCTTGTCCAAAAGACTGATGGAAAGGTACTCAATCCGTACTACGAGCTTCAGGATTTCGTTCAGTCATTAGAAACACCGCGCAAAATCTTTTTAATGGTCACAGCGGGAAAACCGGTCGATTCAGTGATTGACTCACTCATTCCTTTGCTTGAAGAAGGGGATGTCATCATGGACGGCGGCAACTCCCACTACCAAGACACAGAACGAAGATATGAAAAACTGAAAGCGAAGGGAATCGGCTACCTGGGCATCGGCATTTCCGGCGGTGAAGTCGGCGCTCGAAAAGGACCTTCCATCATGCCTGGCGGAGACCGGGATGTCTATGAAAAAGCGGCTCCGATTTTGACGAAAATCGCTGCGCAAGTGGGAGATGACCCATGCTGTGTATATATCGGACCAAAAGGTGCGGGGCATTTTGTGAAAATGGTCCACAACGGGATCGAATACGCCGATATGCAGCTGATCGCGGAAGCGTATACATTTTTAAGAGACCAATTACATGTATCCGTTAATGAAATCGCTGACATTTTTGAAACGTGGAACGAAGGCGAGCTGAAAAGCTATCTCATCGAGATCACCGCGGACATTCTAAGGAAAACAGATGAAAAGACGGGTGAACCGCTGATTGATGTCATCCTTGATAAAACAGGCCAAAAAGGCACAGGCAAATGGACAAGCCTGCAAGCCGTCGACAATGGCATCCCATCATCGATTATCACGGAATCGTTATTCGCCCGCTACCTGTCGTCTTTAAAAGACGAGCGGGTCGCCGCGGAGAAGATCCTTGCCGGGCCGGAAAAAAAAGCTCAACACCTGGATCAGGATTTGTGGATCGATTACGTCAGACAAGCCTTATATATGGGGAAAGTCTGCGCCTATGCACAAGGCTTCGCCCAATATAAAATGTCGTCCGACCTGTACGGATGGGATCTACCGTTAAATGATATCGCCCTGATTTTCCGGGGCGGCTGCATCATTCGCGCCGATTTCTTAAATCTGATCAGCGATGCATTCCGCAAACAGCCGGACCTGTCCAATTTGCTGACGGCGCCGTACTTTGCGGAAAAGCTCAAGGCATACCAAACAGGACTCAGAAAAGTCGTCTGTGAAGGGATCAGCTCAGGCATCTCATTCCCGTGCCTGAGCACCGCCCTCTCTTATTATGACGGCTACCGCACAGGCCGCTCCAACGCAAACCTTTTGCAGGCGCAGCGCGATTATTTCGGCGCCCATACGTATGAGCGCACGGATATGGAAGGCGTGTTTCATACGGATTGGTATGAATGA
- the adhE gene encoding bifunctional acetaldehyde-CoA/alcohol dehydrogenase translates to MAVEEKELKQKQNVSDMIDRLVEKGLKALEEFRRLDQEKIDAIVKQMALAGLDQHMPLAKLAVEETKRGVYEDKIIKNMFATEYVYHNIKSNQTVGIINEDEHEGVIEIAEPVGIVAGVTPVTNPTSTTMFKSLISMKTRNPIIFAFHPSAQTCSSEAAKILRDAAVKAGAPEHCIQWIETPSLEATRALMTHPKVSLILATGGAGMVKAAYSSGKPALGVGPGNVPCYIEKSANIKQAVNDLILSKTFDNGMICASEQAVIIDKNIYSDVKAEMTINNCYFLNENEKTKVEKLVINENTCAVNADIVGMPACKIAEMAGIKVPEGTKILIAELKGVGPQYPLSREKLSPVLACYKVNGLQEGLKRAEEMLEFGGIGHSAVIHTTDQDAIEQFGLRMKAGRIIVNAPSSQGAIGDIYNAYMPSLTLGCGTYGGNAVSTNVGAVHLINTKKVAKRNVNMQWFKVPPKIYFEKNATQYLAKMPNISKAFIVTDPGMVKLGYVDRVLHYLRKRPDYVHCEIFSDVEPDPSIETVMNGVDMMAKFEPDVIIALGGGSAMDAAKGMWMFYEHPDAKFFELKQKFLDIRKRIAKYPKLGDKAQFVAIPTTSGTGSEVTSFSVITDKEANTKYPLADYELTPDVAIIDPQFVMTVPKHITADTGMDVLTHAIESYVSCMANDYTDGLAMKAIELIFEYLPKAYKNGSDELAREKVHNASTIAGMAFSNAFLGINHSLAHKLGAEFHIAHGRANAVLLPHVIRYNATKPKKFTAFPKYSHFVADKRYAEIARMLGLPAKTTEEGVESLVQAIIALAKELDIPMSLKYNGIDAVEFESKVDTLADRAFEDQCTTANPKLPLVSELAEIYRSAYQGI, encoded by the coding sequence ATGGCAGTTGAAGAAAAGGAACTCAAACAAAAGCAAAATGTCTCAGACATGATTGACCGTTTAGTCGAAAAAGGGCTGAAGGCGTTGGAAGAATTCCGCCGCTTGGACCAGGAGAAAATCGACGCCATCGTCAAGCAGATGGCGCTTGCCGGGCTTGATCAGCATATGCCCCTCGCAAAGCTCGCTGTAGAGGAAACAAAACGCGGGGTATACGAAGATAAAATCATCAAAAACATGTTTGCCACAGAATATGTCTATCACAATATCAAATCCAATCAAACGGTCGGCATCATCAACGAGGATGAACATGAGGGCGTCATCGAAATCGCCGAGCCTGTCGGTATCGTTGCAGGGGTGACACCTGTGACAAACCCTACATCGACCACGATGTTCAAATCCCTGATATCAATGAAAACAAGAAACCCAATTATATTCGCCTTCCATCCATCCGCACAAACGTGCAGCAGTGAAGCGGCAAAAATCCTCAGAGATGCGGCGGTCAAAGCGGGGGCTCCCGAACACTGCATTCAGTGGATTGAAACCCCTTCACTTGAAGCAACCCGGGCTTTAATGACCCATCCGAAAGTATCTTTGATCCTTGCCACAGGCGGCGCCGGCATGGTGAAGGCCGCTTACAGCTCAGGAAAACCCGCCCTTGGCGTCGGACCGGGAAATGTACCGTGCTATATCGAGAAATCTGCAAACATCAAGCAAGCCGTCAATGATCTGATTTTATCGAAAACCTTCGACAACGGCATGATTTGCGCATCAGAACAGGCCGTCATCATCGATAAAAACATTTATTCAGACGTCAAAGCCGAAATGACGATAAACAACTGCTATTTCTTAAATGAAAACGAAAAAACAAAGGTAGAAAAATTGGTGATCAATGAAAATACGTGTGCCGTCAATGCTGATATCGTCGGTATGCCCGCATGCAAAATTGCCGAAATGGCAGGCATCAAGGTTCCTGAAGGCACGAAAATCCTCATTGCCGAGCTGAAAGGTGTCGGACCGCAATACCCGCTTTCAAGAGAAAAATTAAGTCCGGTTTTGGCCTGCTACAAAGTGAACGGACTCCAGGAAGGCTTAAAACGGGCTGAAGAAATGCTGGAGTTCGGCGGTATCGGCCACTCTGCGGTGATTCACACAACAGATCAAGACGCGATCGAGCAATTCGGCCTGAGGATGAAAGCGGGACGGATCATCGTCAATGCCCCGTCTTCCCAGGGAGCGATCGGCGATATTTACAACGCTTATATGCCTTCCTTGACACTCGGCTGCGGGACGTACGGAGGGAACGCTGTATCGACAAACGTTGGTGCCGTTCACTTGATCAATACGAAAAAAGTGGCAAAAAGGAATGTTAACATGCAATGGTTTAAAGTGCCGCCGAAAATTTACTTTGAAAAAAACGCAACACAATATTTAGCGAAAATGCCGAACATCTCAAAAGCGTTCATTGTGACAGACCCGGGAATGGTGAAGCTGGGCTATGTCGACCGCGTCCTTCACTACTTAAGGAAACGCCCGGACTACGTTCATTGCGAAATTTTCTCCGATGTAGAACCTGATCCATCTATTGAAACGGTCATGAACGGCGTCGACATGATGGCTAAATTCGAGCCTGATGTCATTATCGCTCTTGGCGGAGGTTCTGCGATGGATGCCGCAAAAGGAATGTGGATGTTCTATGAGCACCCTGACGCGAAATTCTTTGAATTAAAACAAAAATTCCTGGACATCCGCAAGCGCATCGCCAAATATCCGAAATTGGGCGATAAAGCACAGTTCGTGGCGATCCCGACAACATCAGGAACCGGCTCTGAAGTCACCTCATTCTCCGTTATTACAGATAAGGAGGCCAATACGAAATATCCGCTCGCTGATTATGAATTGACGCCTGACGTAGCGATCATCGATCCGCAGTTTGTCATGACGGTGCCGAAGCACATTACAGCGGACACAGGGATGGACGTCCTGACACACGCGATTGAATCGTATGTATCCTGCATGGCCAACGACTATACCGACGGCTTGGCGATGAAAGCCATCGAGCTGATATTCGAATACCTGCCGAAGGCGTACAAAAACGGCAGTGACGAACTGGCGCGCGAAAAAGTGCATAATGCATCAACCATTGCCGGAATGGCTTTCTCCAACGCCTTCTTAGGCATCAACCACAGCCTGGCCCATAAGCTTGGAGCTGAATTCCATATTGCCCATGGACGCGCCAACGCCGTGCTTCTGCCGCATGTCATCCGCTACAATGCGACAAAACCGAAGAAATTCACGGCATTTCCGAAATACAGCCATTTTGTAGCCGATAAGCGCTATGCGGAAATTGCCAGAATGCTGGGCTTGCCGGCCAAAACGACTGAAGAAGGCGTCGAAAGCCTTGTTCAAGCGATCATCGCTCTTGCCAAAGAGCTCGATATCCCAATGAGCCTGAAATATAACGGCATAGACGCAGTAGAATTTGAAAGCAAAGTCGACACCTTGGCAGATCGCGCCTTTGAAGACCAATGCACAACAGCCAATCCGAAGCTTCCATTGGTGTCTGAGCTGGCTGAGATTTACCGTTCTGCTTATCAAGGAATTTAA
- a CDS encoding voltage-gated chloride channel family protein: MKYSIFFNILGKWILCGGIIGGIVGSVTAFLLEANDYLGEVREQNDWLIYLLPLGGLVIGYIYMKYGKVVLNNTLHDTAQLNNLVIDAVNGNKKVPKRMGPIVYFGTFITVFFGGSTGREGAAVQMGGSVAEMINKLFKVRLAETKIFIMSGISAGFGAAFGAPMTGAVFGMEMTALGKLKFEALVPCVVASFTGHYITTAAWGVKHEEFMIHALPELSFITFVKILLVSVIFSLLSVSYCQLRHGIQIYSERVFKKNHMIRAFVGGIIIVCLFLLAGSQDYNGRGLNMLEQAFQEDVPPFAFLAKLIFTAITLGTGFVGGEAIPLFFMGATLGNTLHSFFHLPLSFLAALGLIAAFSGGANTPISAFLLALEMFDGKGAEYFFIACLLSYIFSGHHGLWPSQKIYEPKSRLYSVMNGETIEHVEKKKKS, from the coding sequence ATGAAGTATAGCATTTTTTTTAATATTCTTGGCAAATGGATATTATGTGGAGGCATCATTGGCGGTATTGTCGGATCAGTGACAGCCTTCCTGCTTGAAGCAAACGACTACCTGGGTGAAGTCAGAGAGCAAAATGACTGGCTCATCTACCTTCTGCCGCTTGGAGGACTTGTCATTGGCTACATATACATGAAATATGGAAAAGTAGTCTTAAATAACACCTTACATGACACGGCCCAATTAAATAATCTTGTCATTGATGCTGTTAATGGAAACAAAAAAGTTCCGAAGAGAATGGGGCCTATTGTCTATTTCGGAACTTTTATCACGGTTTTTTTCGGCGGATCGACCGGAAGAGAAGGGGCAGCTGTCCAAATGGGAGGCAGCGTCGCGGAAATGATCAACAAGTTGTTTAAGGTCCGTTTGGCAGAAACTAAAATTTTCATTATGAGCGGTATTAGCGCCGGATTTGGTGCTGCATTTGGCGCACCCATGACCGGGGCTGTATTTGGAATGGAGATGACCGCTTTAGGAAAGCTGAAATTTGAAGCGCTTGTCCCTTGTGTTGTAGCTAGTTTCACCGGTCACTATATCACGACTGCAGCTTGGGGAGTGAAACATGAAGAATTTATGATCCATGCTCTGCCTGAGTTATCTTTCATTACGTTTGTAAAAATTCTTCTTGTTTCTGTTATATTCAGTCTATTAAGCGTCTCATATTGCCAATTGAGACACGGCATACAAATATACAGCGAGAGAGTGTTTAAGAAAAACCATATGATAAGAGCCTTTGTTGGCGGTATTATCATCGTATGTTTATTTTTATTGGCTGGTTCACAAGATTACAATGGACGGGGTTTGAACATGTTGGAGCAGGCTTTTCAAGAAGATGTACCTCCTTTTGCCTTCCTGGCCAAGCTCATTTTTACAGCCATTACTTTGGGGACAGGCTTTGTAGGCGGTGAGGCGATACCATTATTTTTCATGGGAGCAACACTAGGGAACACCCTGCACTCCTTTTTCCATTTACCTCTCTCATTTTTAGCAGCGTTGGGACTGATTGCAGCGTTTTCCGGCGGTGCGAATACCCCTATCTCCGCATTCTTGCTGGCATTGGAAATGTTTGATGGAAAAGGAGCAGAGTACTTTTTTATCGCTTGTCTGCTCAGCTATATATTTTCCGGTCATCACGGACTATGGCCGTCTCAAAAAATATATGAACCAAAGAGCCGGTTATACAGCGTAATGAACGGAGAAACGATCGAACATGTTGAGAAAAAGAAAAAGTCTTAG
- the ahpC gene encoding alkyl hydroperoxide reductase subunit C: MSLIGKEVKPFAAKAYKNGEFIDVTNEDLKGQWSIFCFYPADFSFVCPTELEDLQNEYAALKELGVEVYSVSTDTHFVHKGWHDSSEKIGKITYAMIGDPSQTISRNFEVLNEEEGLADRGTFIIDPDGVIQAVEINAGGIGRDASILINKVKAAQYVRQNPGEVCPAKWEEGSETLTPSLDLVGKI, translated from the coding sequence ATGTCTTTAATCGGAAAAGAAGTAAAACCATTCGCAGCAAAAGCTTACAAAAACGGTGAGTTCATCGATGTAACAAATGAGGACCTGAAAGGCCAATGGAGCATTTTCTGCTTCTATCCAGCTGATTTCTCTTTCGTCTGCCCGACTGAGCTTGAAGATCTGCAAAACGAATACGCTGCTCTAAAAGAGCTTGGTGTTGAAGTATACTCTGTTTCTACAGATACGCACTTCGTACACAAAGGCTGGCACGACAGCTCAGAAAAAATCGGCAAAATTACTTATGCGATGATCGGCGACCCGTCTCAAACGATCTCCCGCAACTTTGAAGTACTTAACGAAGAAGAAGGTCTTGCTGACCGCGGAACATTCATCATCGATCCGGACGGCGTCATCCAAGCCGTTGAAATCAACGCCGGCGGTATCGGCCGTGATGCAAGCATCCTGATCAACAAAGTAAAAGCGGCTCAATACGTCCGCCAAAACCCAGGCGAAGTTTGCCCGGCTAAATGGGAAGAAGGTTCTGAAACCCTGACACCAAGCCTTGACCTCGTAGGCAAAATCTAA
- the ahpF gene encoding alkyl hydroperoxide reductase subunit F produces MVLEANIKAQLNQYMQMIENDIVLKVSAGDDSVSKDMLALVEELASMSSKITVEKAQLDRTPSFSVNRAGEETGVTFAGVPLGHEFTSLVLALLQVSGRPPKVDQKIIDQIKNISGEFRFESYISLTCHNCPDVVQALNMMSVLNPNITHTMIDGAAYKSEVESKNIMAVPTVYLNGESFGSGRMTLEEILAKMGSGTDASELSDKDPFDVLVVGGGPAGASAAIYAARKGIRTGIVAERFGGQVLDTMSIENFISVKRTEGPKLAASLEEHVKDYDIDVMNLQRAKGLEKKDLFELELENGAVLKSKTVILSTGARWRNIGVPGEQEFKNKGVAYCPHCDGPLFEGKDVAVIGGGNSGIEAAIDLAGIVNHVTVLEFAPELKADEVLQKRLYSLPNVTVVKNAQTKEITGDENVNGITYVDRETGAEKHVELQGVFVQIGLVPNTEWLPETVERNRIGEIAVDKRGETTIPGLFAAGDCTDGPYNQIIISMGSGANAALGAFDYLIWN; encoded by the coding sequence TTGGTACTTGAAGCAAATATCAAAGCACAACTAAACCAATACATGCAGATGATTGAAAATGACATCGTCCTTAAAGTCAGTGCAGGCGATGACAGTGTCTCTAAGGATATGCTGGCTCTTGTAGAAGAGCTGGCTTCCATGTCATCCAAAATCACTGTTGAAAAGGCGCAGCTCGACAGAACGCCAAGCTTCAGCGTCAATCGCGCCGGAGAGGAAACAGGCGTGACATTCGCCGGCGTTCCGCTCGGACACGAATTCACATCTTTGGTGCTGGCACTCTTGCAAGTGAGCGGCAGACCGCCAAAAGTCGATCAAAAAATCATCGATCAAATCAAGAACATCAGCGGCGAATTCCGCTTCGAATCTTATATCAGCCTCACATGCCACAACTGCCCTGATGTTGTACAAGCATTGAACATGATGAGTGTGCTCAACCCGAACATCACACACACGATGATTGACGGTGCGGCATACAAATCAGAAGTTGAGAGCAAAAACATCATGGCGGTGCCGACCGTATACTTGAACGGCGAATCCTTTGGCAGCGGCCGAATGACACTTGAAGAAATTCTTGCGAAGATGGGCAGCGGCACAGATGCGTCTGAGCTTTCTGATAAAGATCCGTTCGATGTCCTCGTTGTCGGCGGCGGACCTGCCGGTGCAAGCGCAGCGATCTATGCGGCGCGCAAAGGCATCCGCACGGGAATCGTTGCCGAACGCTTCGGCGGCCAAGTCCTTGACACGATGAGCATCGAAAACTTTATCAGCGTGAAGCGCACCGAAGGCCCTAAGCTTGCGGCAAGCCTTGAAGAACATGTGAAGGATTATGATATCGACGTCATGAACCTGCAACGCGCAAAAGGTCTCGAGAAAAAAGATCTGTTTGAACTTGAACTGGAAAACGGCGCTGTTCTGAAAAGCAAAACCGTCATCCTTTCAACAGGGGCCCGCTGGCGCAATATCGGCGTACCTGGTGAACAAGAGTTCAAAAACAAAGGTGTCGCATATTGCCCGCACTGTGACGGTCCACTGTTTGAAGGCAAAGACGTAGCCGTTATCGGCGGCGGCAACTCCGGAATCGAAGCAGCGATTGACCTTGCAGGCATCGTCAACCATGTGACTGTTCTTGAGTTCGCGCCGGAGCTGAAAGCGGACGAAGTTCTGCAAAAACGTCTCTACAGCCTCCCTAATGTAACTGTCGTGAAAAACGCGCAAACAAAAGAAATCACAGGCGACGAAAACGTTAACGGCATCACTTACGTTGACCGTGAAACAGGAGCAGAAAAACACGTCGAACTCCAAGGCGTCTTCGTCCAAATCGGCCTTGTGCCAAACACAGAATGGCTGCCGGAAACCGTCGAGCGTAACCGCATCGGCGAAATCGCAGTCGATAAACGCGGCGAAACAACCATTCCTGGATTGTTCGCTGCAGGAGACTGCACAGACGGACCATATAACCAAATTATTATTTCAATGGGATCGGGGGCAAATGCCGCATTAGGGGCGTTTGATTATTTGATCTGGAACTAA
- a CDS encoding amino acid permease, whose product MEQRELKRDLSNRHVQLIAIGGTIGTGLFLGSGKAIQLAGPSIIFAYFIVGIALFFVMRALGELLLSKAGYQSLTDIAEEYLGPRAAFVTGWTYWFCWIMTAMADVIAVGVYVKYWFDIPQWVPALICLLILLGLNLLTVKLFGELEFWFALIKVITILALIVIGVILLVIGFKTHTGTVSVTNLWAHGGLFPNGFSGFLLSFQMVIFAYVGVELVGVSAAETSNPKKNIPSAINKIPLRILFFYVGALIVLLCINPWMELNAAESPFVKTFSLVGIPLAAGIINFVVLTSAASACNSGMFSTSRILYNLSKTKQGPANFAKLNKNHVPSHALWVSTIVLSAGALLSKLIPEQAFGIVTTISAICFIWVWGVILVSHIRYRKTRPHLHAASTFKAPFAPFINYVVLAMFAVILMIMLYADATRSALLLTPLWFIVLFILFWMKKNRTKRT is encoded by the coding sequence GTGGAACAGCGGGAATTAAAGAGGGACTTATCCAATCGGCACGTACAGCTTATCGCTATTGGCGGGACGATTGGCACCGGGTTGTTTTTAGGCTCCGGTAAGGCGATTCAATTGGCGGGTCCTTCTATCATCTTTGCGTATTTCATTGTAGGTATTGCGCTTTTTTTCGTGATGCGGGCGCTGGGAGAATTGCTGTTATCTAAAGCGGGTTATCAATCGTTAACCGATATTGCCGAGGAGTATCTGGGGCCGCGTGCGGCGTTTGTCACCGGGTGGACCTATTGGTTTTGCTGGATTATGACGGCTATGGCGGATGTGATTGCCGTCGGTGTCTATGTGAAATATTGGTTTGATATTCCGCAGTGGGTCCCTGCACTTATCTGTTTACTCATTTTATTAGGGCTCAATCTGTTGACTGTCAAGCTTTTTGGAGAATTGGAATTTTGGTTCGCTTTAATAAAGGTGATCACGATTCTTGCGTTAATTGTCATCGGTGTTATTTTGCTGGTGATCGGGTTTAAGACGCATACAGGAACGGTTTCGGTTACCAACCTTTGGGCGCATGGCGGTTTGTTTCCAAACGGATTTTCAGGCTTTTTGCTTTCTTTTCAAATGGTGATCTTTGCATATGTCGGTGTGGAATTAGTAGGTGTATCGGCGGCGGAAACGTCGAACCCGAAAAAAAATATTCCATCGGCTATTAATAAAATTCCTTTACGGATTTTATTTTTCTACGTCGGCGCGCTTATCGTCTTATTATGTATTAACCCTTGGATGGAACTGAATGCAGCGGAAAGTCCTTTTGTGAAAACCTTCAGCTTAGTCGGCATCCCGCTTGCCGCGGGAATCATTAATTTTGTTGTATTAACGTCAGCCGCGTCTGCTTGTAACAGCGGGATGTTTTCAACAAGCCGGATTCTGTACAATTTAAGTAAAACGAAACAGGGCCCGGCCAATTTTGCGAAGCTGAATAAAAACCATGTGCCGAGTCACGCGTTATGGGTATCAACCATTGTCCTGTCAGCAGGAGCGCTATTAAGCAAACTGATACCGGAACAAGCCTTTGGGATCGTGACAACCATCAGCGCGATTTGTTTCATATGGGTGTGGGGTGTGATTCTTGTCAGCCATATCAGATACAGGAAAACCCGTCCGCACTTACACGCAGCATCAACATTCAAAGCGCCATTCGCGCCGTTTATCAATTATGTTGTCCTGGCGATGTTTGCGGTCATTCTCATGATTATGCTGTATGCGGATGCGACTCGCTCGGCCTTGCTGCTGACTCCTCTATGGTTTATTGTATTGTTTATTTTATTTTGGATGAAAAAAAACAGGACAAAAAGAACATGA
- the fbp gene encoding fructose-1,6-bisphosphatase, with translation METKYLDLLAQKYDCEAKVVTEIINLKAILNLPKGTEHFVSDLHGEYQAFQHVLRNGSGRVKEKIRDIFSGVIYDREIDELAALVYYPEDKLKLIKHNYDTQASLNDWYKETINRMIKLVSYCSSKYTRSKLRKALPSQFAYITEELLYKTEEAANKEQYYSKIVDQIIALGQADKLITGLAYSTQRLVVDHLHVVGDIYDRGPQPDQIMEELINYHSVDIQWGNHDVLWIGAYSGSKVCLANIIRICARYDNLDIIEDVYGINLRPLLNLAEKYYDDNPSFRPKADENRPEDEIKQITKIHQAIAMIQFKLESPIIKRRPNFNMEKRLLLEKIDYARNEITLNGKTYQLENTCFATVNPEQPDELLKEEAEVMDKLLFSVQHSEKLGRHMNFMMKKGSLYLKYNGNLLIHGCIPVDENGHMEEMMIEDRAYAGRELLDVFERFLREAFAHPEETDDLATDMVWYLWTGEHSSLFGKRAMTTFERYFIKEKETHKEKKNPYYYLREDEATCRNILKEFGLNPDHGHIINGHTPVKEIEGEDPIKANGKMIVIDGGFSKAYQSTTGIAGYTLLYNSYGMQLVAHKHFNSKAEVLSTGTDVLTVKRLVDKELERKKVKETNVGEELLKEVAILERLREYRYMK, from the coding sequence TTGGAAACCAAATATTTAGATTTACTCGCACAAAAATACGATTGTGAAGCAAAAGTGGTAACGGAAATCATTAATTTGAAAGCGATACTGAACCTGCCGAAAGGCACCGAGCATTTTGTCAGTGATTTGCACGGGGAATACCAGGCATTCCAGCACGTGCTGCGGAATGGTTCAGGAAGAGTAAAAGAGAAGATACGCGATATTTTCAGCGGTGTCATTTATGATAGAGAAATTGATGAATTAGCAGCATTAGTGTATTATCCGGAAGACAAACTGAAGTTAATAAAACATAATTACGATACGCAAGCATCGTTAAACGATTGGTATAAAGAAACGATTAATCGAATGATTAAGCTCGTATCTTATTGCTCTTCCAAGTATACCCGCTCCAAATTACGCAAAGCACTGCCCTCTCAGTTTGCTTATATTACGGAGGAGCTGCTGTATAAAACAGAAGAAGCTGCCAACAAAGAACAGTATTACTCCAAAATCGTAGATCAGATCATTGCGCTTGGCCAAGCTGATAAGCTGATCACCGGTCTTGCATATAGCACGCAGCGATTGGTTGTCGACCATCTGCATGTTGTCGGCGATATTTACGACCGCGGACCGCAGCCGGATCAGATTATGGAAGAACTGATCAACTATCATTCAGTCGATATTCAGTGGGGAAATCACGATGTCCTTTGGATAGGCGCTTATTCAGGCTCTAAAGTATGCCTGGCAAATATTATCCGCATCTGTGCCCGCTATGACAACTTGGATATTATTGAAGACGTGTACGGCATCAATCTGAGACCGCTCTTGAACCTTGCCGAAAAATATTACGATGATAACCCATCTTTCCGTCCGAAAGCAGACGAAAACAGACCGGAAGATGAGATTAAGCAAATCACAAAAATTCATCAAGCGATTGCGATGATCCAATTCAAGCTTGAAAGCCCGATTATCAAGAGACGGCCGAACTTTAATATGGAGAAACGGCTGTTACTGGAAAAGATTGATTATGCCCGAAATGAAATCACGCTGAACGGAAAAACATATCAACTGGAAAACACCTGCTTTGCGACGGTTAATCCGGAACAGCCAGATGAGCTATTAAAGGAAGAAGCGGAAGTCATGGACAAGCTGCTGTTCTCTGTCCAGCATTCCGAAAAGTTGGGCCGCCATATGAATTTTATGATGAAAAAAGGCAGCCTTTATTTAAAATATAACGGCAACCTGTTGATTCACGGCTGTATTCCTGTAGACGAAAACGGCCATATGGAAGAGATGATGATTGAGGACAGAGCCTATGCGGGCCGTGAGCTGCTCGATGTATTTGAACGATTCTTGCGGGAAGCGTTTGCCCACCCGGAAGAAACCGATGATCTGGCGACAGATATGGTCTGGTATTTATGGACAGGCGAGCACTCCTCCCTTTTTGGAAAACGCGCTATGACGACCTTTGAGCGGTATTTCATTAAAGAGAAGGAAACACATAAAGAGAAGAAAAACCCGTATTACTATTTGCGTGAAGACGAGGCAACCTGCCGAAACATCCTGAAAGAATTCGGCCTCAACCCGGATCATGGCCATATCATCAACGGCCATACACCGGTAAAAGAAATCGAAGGAGAAGATCCGATCAAAGCAAACGGAAAAATGATCGTCATCGACGGCGGCTTCTCCAAAGCCTACCAATCGACAACAGGTATCGCCGGCTACACGCTGTTATACAACTCCTACGGCATGCAGCTCGTCGCCCATAAACACTTTAATTCCAAGGCGGAAGTGCTGAGCACCGGAACTGATGTCTTAACGGTGAAGCGATTAGTGGATAAAGAGCTTGAGCGGAAGAAAGTAAAGGAAACGAATGTTGGTGAGGAACTCTTGAAGGAAGTAGCTATTTTGGAGAGATTGCGGGAGTATCGGTATATGAAGTGA